In a single window of the Nodularia spumigena CCY9414 genome:
- a CDS encoding Calvin cycle protein CP12: protein MTKTLEAVQSAVNNGTTTLDEAILESIVEARETCNVDGDNSASCAVAWDIVEELQAEKAHQQQQAKHRKTALETYCETHPEAIECLIYDV, encoded by the coding sequence ATGACAAAAACCCTAGAAGCCGTCCAATCTGCTGTTAACAACGGGACTACAACCCTTGATGAAGCTATCCTAGAATCTATTGTGGAAGCTCGTGAAACCTGCAACGTAGACGGAGATAATTCAGCTAGCTGTGCTGTAGCTTGGGATATCGTCGAAGAATTACAAGCTGAAAAAGCGCACCAGCAGCAGCAAGCAAAACACCGCAAAACTGCTTTGGAAACTTACTGTGAAACCCATCCAGAAGCCATAGAATGCCTAATCTACGATGTTTAA
- a CDS encoding SulP family inorganic anion transporter, translating into MAGAVVGLALIPEAIAFSIIAGVDPKVGLYASFIIAVMTAFLGGRPGSISAATGAMALLMIDLVKDYGLQYLLAATLLTGVFQILFGFLKLGRQMKFVPRAVMIGYINALAVLIFLAQLPQLTNVPPTVYILTILSLGIIYILPRFTKAVPSPLVALAVMTIAAISLKLDVPTVGDMGELPTTLPFFALPQVPWNLETLKIILPYSFTLAIVGLLASLLTAALVDELTDTPSDKNQEAKGQGIANIVTAFFGGMAGCGMIGQSVINVQSGGRGRLSTLASGIFLLIAILFLQDWVKQMPMASLVAVMIMVSIGTFRWSSLKNISRIPRTETAVMLTTMFVTIFTRNFALGVVTGIVMSTVFFSSKIAQLVFVDKVLSEDGSHRIYKVVGQIFFLSRDEFLASFDFTELIERVTIDLTHAHLWDQGAVEVLDRAIMKFRRNGADVEIIGLNEASATLLNKLATSQKAATLKQE; encoded by the coding sequence ATGGCTGGGGCTGTTGTGGGATTAGCCTTGATTCCAGAAGCGATCGCTTTTTCCATTATTGCCGGAGTTGACCCCAAAGTGGGGCTTTACGCCTCATTTATTATTGCAGTCATGACAGCCTTTTTAGGCGGCAGACCGGGTTCAATTTCAGCCGCTACAGGCGCAATGGCGCTACTCATGATTGATTTAGTCAAAGATTATGGTTTGCAATATTTATTAGCCGCCACCTTGTTAACCGGAGTCTTTCAAATTCTGTTTGGGTTTCTAAAACTGGGTCGCCAAATGAAATTTGTCCCCAGGGCGGTAATGATTGGCTATATCAATGCGCTGGCGGTGTTAATTTTTCTCGCCCAGTTACCCCAACTGACCAATGTCCCGCCCACTGTATATATACTGACTATACTTTCTTTGGGGATTATTTATATACTACCTCGCTTTACCAAAGCAGTCCCCTCGCCCTTGGTAGCTTTAGCGGTGATGACTATAGCCGCAATTTCCCTGAAATTAGATGTTCCCACCGTTGGGGATATGGGCGAACTACCCACCACTTTACCGTTCTTTGCACTGCCCCAAGTGCCGTGGAATCTGGAAACATTAAAGATAATTCTGCCCTATTCTTTCACCTTAGCGATCGTTGGTTTATTGGCTTCCTTATTAACGGCGGCTTTGGTAGATGAACTCACCGATACACCCAGCGATAAAAACCAAGAAGCCAAAGGACAAGGAATTGCAAATATTGTCACTGCCTTTTTTGGCGGTATGGCAGGATGTGGGATGATTGGACAATCGGTGATTAATGTCCAGTCTGGTGGACGAGGGAGACTGTCAACCCTTGCATCCGGAATTTTCCTGTTAATTGCCATTTTGTTTTTGCAAGATTGGGTGAAGCAAATGCCCATGGCATCCCTAGTTGCTGTCATGATTATGGTATCAATTGGGACATTTCGCTGGTCTTCTTTAAAAAATATTTCCCGCATCCCCCGCACTGAAACCGCCGTCATGTTGACAACAATGTTTGTGACGATTTTCACTCGTAATTTTGCCTTGGGTGTAGTCACAGGTATTGTTATGAGTACGGTGTTTTTCTCCAGCAAAATTGCCCAATTGGTATTTGTGGATAAAGTGCTGAGTGAAGATGGTTCCCATCGCATCTATAAAGTCGTCGGACAAATTTTCTTTTTATCAAGAGATGAATTTTTGGCATCTTTTGATTTTACCGAACTCATTGAGCGTGTCACCATTGACTTAACTCATGCTCACCTCTGGGATCAAGGAGCAGTGGAAGTACTTGATAGAGCAATCATGAAATTTCGCCGTAATGGTGCAGATGTAGAAATCATTGGACTGAATGAAGCTAGTGCTACTTTGCTGAATAAATTAGCAACTTCTCAAAAAGCCGCTACTCTCAAACAAGAGTAG
- a CDS encoding TetR/AcrR family transcriptional regulator, giving the protein MARPKVGEIDRSNSADKADKIDKVEKILQGAMQEFLAHGYASTSMDRVAEASGVSKATVYSHFHDKKGLFKALIEKLARKQFYSILGSQPLKGEPYVVLRRLAATALNQMVNDQEYQSFERLLMGESARFPELSQVFIYSIAKPAIETITKYLASHPELKIPDPEATARILIGSLVHFVITQEIMHGKEIIPMESDRLIDALTHLIVNCAD; this is encoded by the coding sequence ATGGCACGCCCAAAAGTTGGAGAGATTGACCGCTCAAATTCAGCAGATAAAGCAGATAAAATAGATAAAGTGGAAAAAATTCTGCAAGGGGCGATGCAGGAATTTTTAGCTCATGGCTATGCTTCCACTAGCATGGATCGGGTAGCAGAAGCCTCTGGGGTTTCTAAGGCCACAGTATACAGTCACTTTCACGATAAAAAAGGATTATTTAAAGCATTAATTGAGAAACTTGCCAGAAAGCAGTTTTATTCCATATTGGGTTCGCAACCCCTCAAGGGAGAACCCTATGTTGTGCTGCGCCGATTAGCCGCCACAGCATTGAATCAGATGGTTAACGATCAAGAATATCAGTCATTTGAGCGGCTGTTAATGGGAGAGTCGGCACGTTTTCCGGAATTATCGCAGGTATTTATTTACAGCATTGCAAAACCAGCCATTGAGACTATCACTAAATATTTAGCTTCTCACCCAGAATTAAAGATACCTGATCCAGAGGCAACAGCCAGAATTCTCATTGGCTCGTTGGTGCATTTCGTGATTACGCAAGAAATTATGCATGGTAAAGAGATTATACCAATGGAAAGCGATCGCTTAATAGATGCCTTGACACACTTGATTGTTAATTGTGCTGATTAA
- a CDS encoding ABC exporter membrane fusion protein, whose translation MQNSKLDRSISPQSILRPPFFIAIIVSLTVIGSSVYTVLKFQDTLNQKAPAPAALLPELKTVTALGRIEPQGKVIKLSATTSTEGSRVEELLVREGDRIKAGQVIAILDSRDRLLAALKEAEEQVKVEQANLNRIQAGAKRGEILAQSATIARLEAERQGDIAAQKTTLARLQAEVRHAAAEEQRYQALYEEGAISASQRDSKRLTLETAQKNLQEAQTQLKRTESTSQQQIKEAIATLDQISEVPQVDIAAAIAEVNRAIAAMKRTQANLEQAYVRSPQDGQIFEIHTRPGELISNEGIAEIGQTSQMYVIAEVYESDIGKVHPGQKVQIFGDFLAIELQGTVDRKGLQVRRQNVINTDPASNIDNRVVEVYIRLDEISTQKAANLTNMQVKAVIQLSNS comes from the coding sequence GTGCAGAACTCAAAGCTAGATCGATCAATATCTCCCCAATCAATTTTACGTCCGCCCTTTTTTATCGCTATCATTGTATCTTTAACTGTAATTGGTAGTAGTGTTTATACGGTATTAAAATTTCAGGATACATTAAATCAGAAGGCTCCAGCACCAGCAGCACTACTACCTGAGCTAAAAACAGTAACAGCCCTTGGACGTATTGAACCACAAGGAAAAGTGATTAAACTCTCTGCTACCACATCAACCGAAGGCAGTCGGGTAGAGGAACTTTTAGTGCGGGAGGGGGATAGGATTAAAGCAGGGCAGGTGATAGCGATTTTAGACAGCCGCGATCGCTTGTTAGCGGCCTTGAAAGAGGCTGAAGAACAAGTGAAAGTAGAACAGGCAAACTTAAACCGCATTCAAGCAGGTGCTAAACGGGGAGAAATTTTAGCACAATCCGCCACAATTGCTCGCTTGGAGGCAGAACGCCAAGGTGATATTGCTGCCCAAAAAACCACATTAGCTCGATTGCAAGCCGAAGTGCGTCACGCCGCAGCCGAAGAGCAACGCTATCAAGCCCTGTATGAAGAAGGAGCCATATCTGCCTCTCAAAGAGACAGCAAGCGTTTAACACTGGAAACAGCCCAAAAAAATCTGCAAGAGGCACAAACACAGTTAAAGCGCACCGAGTCAACCAGCCAGCAACAAATTAAAGAAGCTATAGCGACACTAGATCAGATTTCGGAAGTGCCGCAAGTGGATATTGCAGCGGCCATAGCCGAAGTAAATCGTGCTATAGCAGCCATGAAGCGGACACAAGCAAATCTAGAACAAGCTTATGTGCGATCGCCTCAAGATGGACAAATATTCGAGATTCACACCCGCCCAGGCGAATTAATCTCAAATGAAGGTATTGCTGAGATTGGGCAAACCAGTCAGATGTACGTAATTGCAGAGGTGTACGAAAGTGATATTGGCAAAGTTCATCCAGGGCAGAAAGTGCAAATATTTGGTGATTTTCTCGCGATTGAATTGCAGGGAACAGTTGACCGTAAAGGCTTACAAGTGCGTCGGCAAAATGTGATTAACACTGATCCAGCTAGCAATATTGATAACAGAGTGGTAGAAGTTTATATCCGGCTAGATGAGATTTCTACTCAGAAAGCTGCCAACTTAACCAATATGCAAGTCAAAGCAGTAATTCAATTGTCCAATTCGTAA
- a CDS encoding DevA family ABC transporter ATP-binding protein, with translation MTFIYTHLLMVPVICIQNLDHYFGQGSLRRQVLFNINLEIKSGEIIILTGPSGSGKTTLLTLVGALRSPQFGSLQVLNRELSGASAEQLVQARQHNGYIFQAHNLHGSLTALQNVRMGLELHKHIGPREMQTRSALMLEQVGLGNHLDYYPDKLSGGQKQRVAIARALVSHPPLVLADEPTAALDSQSGRDVVNLMQKLAKEQGCTILMVTHDNRILDIADRIVHMEDGKLVNGSPMKFKISQTSC, from the coding sequence ATGACCTTTATTTACACCCACCTACTTATGGTTCCAGTTATTTGCATCCAGAATCTCGATCACTATTTTGGACAAGGTTCACTTCGTAGGCAAGTTTTATTTAATATCAATCTGGAGATTAAATCTGGTGAAATTATTATTTTGACTGGGCCTTCTGGTTCTGGTAAGACTACTCTACTGACCTTAGTTGGGGCGTTGCGTTCTCCCCAGTTTGGGAGTTTGCAGGTTTTGAACAGGGAACTTTCCGGTGCTAGTGCAGAACAATTAGTGCAGGCGCGACAGCATAACGGTTATATTTTCCAAGCACACAATCTGCATGGTAGTTTGACAGCACTCCAGAATGTGAGAATGGGTTTGGAACTGCACAAGCATATTGGCCCACGAGAGATGCAAACTCGTTCGGCCCTGATGCTAGAACAGGTAGGCTTAGGAAATCACCTTGATTATTATCCTGATAAATTGTCGGGAGGACAAAAACAACGAGTTGCGATCGCCCGCGCTTTGGTGAGCCATCCGCCACTGGTTTTAGCAGATGAACCCACTGCGGCTCTTGACAGTCAGTCAGGTCGAGATGTGGTCAACCTGATGCAAAAACTCGCCAAAGAACAAGGTTGTACAATTCTCATGGTGACTCATGACAATCGCATTCTAGACATTGCTGATCGGATTGTTCACATGGAAGATGGCAAGCTAGTCAATGGCTCTCCCATGAAATTTAAAATTTCCCAAACATCCTGCTAG
- the devC gene encoding ABC transporter permease DevC: protein MGLIRQMRRRTPLGWLQLSHEKSRLLVALSGIAFADVLMFMQMGFQTALYDSNTRLHRSLQADIVLTSPQARSLQNMPPFSRRRLYQAMDIPGVYSAEAMYVNNIIWKNPQTRRQTSVQVIGFNPDQPVFDLPDVNRQLQSIKLPDTVLFDRSARGDYQKAIAQIDAGQKLTTEIEGRTITISGLFTVGASFGSDGSLMTSDQNFLRLFSRRPASSISLGLIKVKPGYDPKQVAIALQAYLRDDVSVMTHAEFIEFENNFWRTNSPIGFIFSLGVSMGFAVGVILVYQVLSTDVNAHVREYATFKALGYRNYYLLSVVFEQALILAALGFIPGVAVSLGLYQMTRTATNLPMYMTAIRGLHVLILTIIMCSISGAIATRKLRSADPADMF, encoded by the coding sequence ATGGGACTAATCAGACAAATGCGGCGGCGCACACCTCTAGGATGGCTGCAATTGAGTCATGAAAAGAGCCGTTTACTGGTAGCATTGTCAGGGATTGCCTTTGCGGATGTGTTGATGTTCATGCAGATGGGCTTTCAGACGGCGCTATACGACAGTAACACGAGACTACATCGCAGTTTGCAAGCAGATATTGTTTTGACGAGTCCCCAAGCCCGAAGCCTGCAAAATATGCCCCCATTTTCGCGACGGCGGCTTTATCAGGCTATGGATATCCCTGGAGTCTACTCAGCAGAAGCAATGTATGTCAACAACATCATTTGGAAAAATCCCCAAACACGCCGCCAGACATCGGTACAAGTCATCGGTTTTAATCCAGATCAGCCAGTTTTTGATTTACCGGATGTGAATCGACAATTACAGTCAATTAAGCTACCGGATACTGTTTTGTTTGACCGCAGTGCTAGGGGAGATTACCAAAAGGCGATCGCTCAAATTGACGCAGGTCAAAAACTCACCACCGAAATTGAAGGGCGGACAATTACCATTAGTGGTTTATTCACTGTGGGGGCTTCTTTTGGTTCTGATGGTAGCTTGATGACCAGTGATCAAAACTTTTTACGCTTATTTTCGAGACGACCAGCCAGCAGTATCAGCTTAGGTTTAATCAAGGTAAAACCAGGTTATGACCCCAAACAGGTAGCGATCGCTTTGCAAGCATACCTCAGAGATGATGTCAGCGTCATGACTCACGCCGAATTTATTGAATTTGAAAATAACTTTTGGCGAACAAACTCCCCCATTGGGTTTATTTTTAGCCTGGGTGTCTCAATGGGGTTTGCAGTGGGAGTAATTCTGGTTTATCAAGTTCTTTCCACTGATGTCAATGCCCATGTCAGGGAATACGCGACCTTTAAAGCTTTGGGATATCGCAATTATTACCTGCTCAGTGTCGTCTTTGAACAGGCTTTAATTTTAGCAGCATTGGGATTTATTCCCGGAGTAGCAGTATCCTTGGGACTTTACCAAATGACTCGCACGGCGACAAATTTGCCGATGTATATGACAGCAATTCGCGGATTGCACGTACTAATTTTAACCATAATTATGTGTTCAATTTCTGGGGCGATCGCCACCCGGAAACTACGATCTGCTGACCCGGCTGATATGTTTTAG
- a CDS encoding universal stress protein — protein sequence MKNILLCTDGSAFANNVYKYGAWFARQFHANINVLFVTDIRSKQVASTGNLSGSIGLGASENLLHELVELEHKKAKLNNQRARLILQNAGEILKNQGIRDVQLTNKTGFLVDCFHEFEQNSDLIVLGKRGEGVDFASAHLGANVERIVRTTKKPCLVTPLEYKPIEKVLVAYDGSLTGKKTLQFLVNSSCFQKLEIHLLKVTKKETYPRAENRINEGKYILEAAGFNLISTIREGEAEEVINQYITEQNISLLLMGAHGHSRIRDLIIGSTTIQLLRSSNIPVLLFP from the coding sequence ATGAAAAATATTTTACTTTGTACCGATGGTTCTGCATTTGCGAACAACGTTTATAAATATGGCGCTTGGTTTGCTCGTCAATTTCATGCTAACATCAATGTTTTATTTGTCACTGATATTCGCAGTAAACAAGTAGCTTCTACTGGTAACTTAAGCGGTAGCATTGGGCTTGGTGCTTCTGAAAATTTGTTGCATGAATTGGTGGAGTTGGAACATAAAAAAGCCAAGCTAAATAATCAACGAGCGCGTTTAATTTTGCAAAATGCGGGGGAAATTCTCAAAAACCAGGGAATTAGAGATGTTCAGTTAACCAATAAAACCGGATTTCTGGTAGATTGTTTTCATGAATTTGAACAAAATTCAGATTTAATTGTTTTAGGTAAACGGGGAGAAGGGGTAGATTTTGCATCTGCTCATCTAGGAGCAAATGTAGAGCGAATTGTTCGTACTACAAAAAAACCATGTTTAGTTACCCCGCTTGAATATAAACCAATTGAGAAAGTTTTAGTTGCTTATGACGGCAGTTTAACAGGGAAAAAAACACTACAATTTTTAGTAAATTCTTCTTGTTTCCAAAAATTAGAAATACATTTATTAAAAGTAACTAAAAAGGAAACATATCCCAGGGCGGAGAATAGAATAAATGAGGGTAAATATATTTTAGAAGCAGCAGGTTTTAATCTCATTTCTACGATTAGAGAAGGTGAAGCAGAAGAGGTTATTAATCAATATATTACTGAGCAAAATATCAGCCTTTTACTTATGGGAGCGCATGGACATAGCCGCATCCGTGATTTAATAATTGGTAGTACGACAATTCAACTCCTGAGAAGTAGTAATATTCCTGTATTGCTGTTTCCTTAA
- a CDS encoding M23 family metallopeptidase produces MTIDHQNQTRESDKKLSYFSFKSPKPKSHIKNLFIGIFASVLVVILALPVNALQAQVTPSNPQLGDTLSVVINVDNPTNGSNPTVAVGENSYPAFVIAPNKYRAFIPTTPLDKPGTITLKVSRDGQVQNLAVNLRNRTFPTQRINLPPGSAGVRATEHELQRVAAFKKIQTPQKHWNGPLRQPNAGRITTIYGVRRYYNGKFAENYYHRGVDYAGAMGSPVVAPADGTVALVGTVSEGFRVHGNTIGIDHGQGVTSILLHLNGIKVKEGDFVKAGQLVGTVGSTGASTGPHLHWGLYVNGQSIDPVPWRFDGVD; encoded by the coding sequence ATGACTATTGATCATCAAAATCAAACTAGAGAATCTGACAAGAAATTGTCTTATTTTAGTTTCAAAAGCCCGAAACCCAAGAGCCATATAAAAAACTTATTCATCGGCATATTTGCATCTGTCTTGGTTGTCATCTTGGCTTTACCTGTAAATGCTTTGCAAGCACAGGTGACTCCCAGTAATCCTCAGTTGGGTGATACCTTATCTGTGGTGATTAACGTAGATAATCCAACCAATGGTAGTAATCCCACCGTGGCTGTAGGTGAAAATTCTTATCCAGCATTTGTGATCGCCCCCAATAAATATCGGGCTTTTATTCCCACCACTCCACTGGATAAACCGGGAACCATCACACTGAAGGTTTCAAGAGATGGTCAGGTGCAAAACTTGGCAGTGAATTTGCGTAATCGTACCTTTCCCACACAACGGATTAATTTACCGCCGGGGAGCGCTGGGGTGAGAGCCACAGAACATGAACTCCAGCGTGTCGCAGCTTTCAAAAAAATCCAAACACCGCAAAAGCATTGGAATGGTCCACTCCGCCAGCCAAATGCAGGGCGGATTACGACAATCTATGGTGTCCGTCGCTACTATAATGGAAAATTTGCTGAGAATTACTACCATCGTGGCGTTGACTACGCTGGTGCTATGGGTTCACCCGTAGTTGCCCCAGCAGATGGAACAGTTGCTTTGGTAGGTACAGTATCCGAAGGGTTTCGGGTTCACGGTAACACAATTGGCATTGACCACGGACAAGGAGTAACCAGCATTTTATTACATCTTAATGGCATTAAGGTCAAAGAAGGCGATTTCGTGAAAGCTGGTCAATTAGTTGGCACAGTGGGTTCCACAGGCGCTTCTACAGGACCGCATTTGCACTGGGGTTTATATGTCAATGGGCAATCTATTGACCCAGTACCCTGGAGATTTGATGGAGTCGATTAG
- a CDS encoding GTP-binding protein, with amino-acid sequence MRNLQETHLNRARASLRQALSWYGYLRKSGKFSSNPQLVGLLKPELDALNSTLNKLDSNVIRIAAFGLVSRGKSAVLNALLGEKILQTGPLNGVTQWPRSVRWQPGGKVLVELIDTPGLDEIGGDTRAKMAREVTRQADLILFVVSGDITRTEYRGLLELRKAQKPLILVFNKIDLYPETDRSAIYDNLQQLGAGHPQAKPLLPDEIVMVAAEPAPMEVRVEWPDGRVSYEWETLQPQVEELQQTILNILNREGRSLLALNALIQARDAEEAIAQKTMNFRDKEAENIIWKFTKYKALAVGLNPVPVLDVICGAIADLALIRSLARLYGLPMTSYEASKILKTIFFSSGGLLLGEIGSSVMLGLGKSTAVIASGENPLNITAYAGTAIAQSGIAGYGAYTVGKAAQVYLEKGCTWGQLGASTVIAEILSQVDHQTILYRLQQELGAKYQ; translated from the coding sequence GTGCGTAATCTCCAAGAAACTCACTTAAACCGCGCCCGTGCTAGTCTCAGACAAGCGCTGTCTTGGTATGGATATCTCCGCAAGTCAGGAAAGTTTTCCTCAAACCCTCAATTGGTAGGCTTGCTGAAACCGGAATTAGACGCGTTGAATTCTACACTCAACAAACTAGACTCCAATGTAATTAGAATTGCGGCTTTTGGTTTGGTGAGTCGGGGAAAATCAGCAGTGTTAAATGCTTTGCTAGGAGAGAAGATTCTCCAAACAGGCCCTCTAAATGGTGTCACCCAATGGCCGCGTTCTGTGCGTTGGCAGCCAGGAGGTAAGGTATTAGTAGAGTTAATTGATACCCCTGGATTAGATGAAATTGGAGGCGATACACGGGCAAAAATGGCGCGAGAAGTGACGCGTCAGGCGGATTTGATTTTGTTTGTGGTTTCGGGTGATATCACGCGGACTGAGTATCGAGGGTTGCTGGAATTACGAAAAGCCCAAAAGCCACTGATTTTGGTATTTAACAAAATCGATTTATATCCAGAAACAGACCGTTCCGCAATTTACGATAATTTGCAACAACTAGGCGCAGGACATCCCCAAGCCAAGCCTTTATTACCTGATGAAATTGTTATGGTGGCGGCGGAACCAGCACCGATGGAAGTACGGGTTGAGTGGCCGGATGGTCGTGTCAGCTATGAATGGGAGACACTACAGCCCCAGGTGGAGGAACTTCAGCAGACAATTTTAAATATTTTGAATCGGGAAGGGCGATCGCTTTTGGCTTTAAATGCACTGATTCAAGCACGGGATGCAGAAGAGGCGATCGCACAAAAGACTATGAACTTCCGCGACAAAGAAGCTGAAAATATTATTTGGAAATTTACTAAATATAAAGCATTGGCAGTAGGATTAAATCCTGTACCTGTTTTAGATGTCATCTGTGGTGCGATCGCCGACTTAGCTTTGATTCGTTCTCTCGCACGGTTATATGGCTTACCTATGACTAGCTATGAAGCCAGCAAAATTTTAAAGACGATTTTCTTTAGTTCTGGTGGTTTGCTGTTAGGAGAAATAGGTAGTAGTGTGATGCTAGGTTTAGGTAAAAGTACGGCTGTTATTGCCAGTGGTGAAAATCCTCTGAATATTACTGCTTACGCTGGGACTGCGATCGCGCAATCTGGGATTGCAGGTTATGGTGCATACACAGTCGGTAAAGCCGCCCAAGTATATTTAGAAAAAGGTTGTACTTGGGGACAATTAGGAGCTAGTACCGTAATTGCAGAAATTTTATCTCAGGTTGACCACCAGACAATTCTGTATCGCTTGCAACAGGAATTAGGCGCAAAGTATCAATAA
- a CDS encoding SulP family inorganic anion transporter: MQITNEIHFRNVQGDILGGLTAAVVALPMALAFGIASGASAAAGLWGAILVGFFAALFGGTPSLISEPTGPMTVIVTAVIAGLTANNPENGLAMAFTVVMMAGVVQILFGVLRLGRYITMLPYNVISGFMTGIGVILIFLQIAPFLGQETPKGGVIGVLRNLPDLIANISPLETLLGVITLVILFLYPARFKKVLPPQLVALVIGTVISLFFFRGVEIRTIATIGEITPGLPNFQMPTFTPENLQLMFVNSVVLGVVGSIDCLLTCVVSDSLTRTEHKSNKELIAQGIANLITGLCGGIAGSGATTATVVNIQAGGRTALSGISRALFLLIVVLWAAPLTSGIPLAVLAGIVLKVGINIIDWGFLKRVHKISWKAAGIVYSVVLLTVFVDLMIAVAVGVFIANILTIERLDELQSNSVKAITDADDQIVLTPEEKELLDAANGRVLLFHLSGPMIFGVAKAIEREHRAIANYDVLIVDLSEVPVLGVTSSLAIESAIQEVIDAGREVIIVGATGKVKNRLEKLGIAGLIPGNHWMGDRLNALKEGLDLVQSKATL, encoded by the coding sequence GTGCAAATAACCAATGAAATCCATTTTCGTAACGTCCAAGGAGATATTCTTGGCGGTTTAACGGCGGCGGTGGTGGCCTTACCGATGGCATTAGCTTTTGGTATTGCTTCTGGTGCGAGTGCTGCTGCTGGGTTATGGGGAGCAATATTAGTCGGATTTTTTGCCGCTTTGTTTGGTGGTACACCCAGCCTGATTTCTGAACCCACAGGCCCCATGACCGTAATTGTCACCGCCGTGATTGCTGGATTAACAGCTAATAATCCCGAAAATGGTCTGGCAATGGCATTTACTGTGGTGATGATGGCAGGAGTAGTTCAAATCCTGTTTGGGGTATTGCGATTGGGGCGGTATATTACCATGCTGCCCTATAACGTGATTTCTGGATTTATGACAGGAATTGGCGTAATTCTGATTTTTTTGCAAATCGCACCCTTCTTGGGGCAAGAAACGCCTAAAGGTGGTGTAATTGGTGTCCTGCGGAATCTTCCGGATCTAATTGCTAATATCAGTCCTCTGGAAACTCTCTTAGGAGTGATCACTTTAGTAATTCTGTTCTTATATCCGGCGCGATTCAAAAAGGTTCTTCCCCCCCAATTGGTAGCGTTAGTTATTGGGACGGTAATTTCTCTGTTTTTCTTTCGTGGTGTGGAAATTCGCACTATTGCCACTATTGGCGAAATTACTCCGGGTTTGCCTAACTTCCAGATGCCCACTTTTACCCCGGAAAATTTGCAGTTAATGTTTGTTAACTCCGTGGTATTGGGAGTGGTGGGTTCTATTGATTGTTTGTTAACTTGTGTCGTATCTGACAGTCTCACCCGTACAGAACACAAATCTAACAAAGAATTAATCGCTCAAGGTATTGCTAATTTAATTACTGGCTTATGTGGTGGGATTGCAGGTTCTGGAGCAACAACGGCGACTGTAGTTAATATCCAAGCTGGTGGACGGACTGCATTATCTGGTATCAGTCGGGCTTTATTTCTGTTAATTGTGGTTTTGTGGGCGGCTCCCTTAACTTCTGGGATTCCTCTGGCTGTATTAGCTGGGATTGTCTTAAAAGTTGGGATTAATATTATTGATTGGGGCTTTCTCAAAAGGGTTCACAAAATCTCTTGGAAGGCGGCTGGAATTGTCTATAGTGTGGTACTGCTAACGGTGTTTGTCGATTTAATGATCGCCGTAGCTGTGGGGGTATTTATTGCGAATATCTTGACTATTGAGCGCCTTGACGAACTGCAATCTAATTCTGTGAAGGCGATTACTGACGCTGATGATCAAATTGTCCTGACTCCGGAAGAAAAAGAACTTTTAGATGCAGCTAATGGGCGCGTTTTGCTGTTCCATCTCAGTGGACCGATGATTTTCGGTGTTGCTAAAGCTATTGAGAGAGAACATCGGGCGATCGCTAATTATGATGTTTTGATTGTGGATTTAAGTGAAGTTCCGGTACTGGGTGTCACTTCTTCTTTGGCGATTGAAAGTGCCATTCAAGAGGTGATTGATGCCGGACGGGAAGTTATCATTGTCGGTGCAACAGGAAAGGTGAAAAATCGCTTAGAAAAGTTAGGTATTGCTGGTTTAATTCCCGGAAACCACTGGATGGGCGATCGCTTGAATGCACTCAAAGAAGGGTTAGATTTGGTTCAGTCAAAAGCAACGCTCTAG